In Salinibaculum sp. SYNS191, the genomic window TCGACACCGCAGCCGACGACGATCGATGAGCGGCCGGCGACTGCGAACGGTCGTCGCCGACACCAGCGCACTCGTCAGCCTCGCTGTACCTCGTGCGGACGCGGCCGTCGACACCGATACCCCGGACCCGTTTCAGTCTCTCCTCACGTCGTGTGACGTATTCGTGCCGCCAGAAGTTGTCGGGGAGCTCCGTGACATCACGCAGTATCAGGATATCCACGCCGCAGCTGCGAGTAACGTCCTCGCGGCCCGCGGCCACTACACGGTCGAGGACCCCTACGAACGGGACGAGACGCCGGACTCCCGGCCGACGTTCGGTCTCGACGACGGCGAAACTGACGGGATCGTCCTCGCGAACACACGCGACGTCGACGGGTTTCTCACCGACGAGTTCGGCGGGAAGAACTTTCCGCTGATTCACGCCGTGTTGCAGGGGCCACGGATCGTTCCGACGCCGCGGCTCATCGTGGATTACGCTCGGAACGGGTATCTGAGCCACGAGGAGGCTCGAACACTGATCACGACGATCAGCCCGCATCGGAGCTGGGAGAACAGTCCCTACGTCACGCAGTTGCTCCAGCGCCTCGACGCTTGACATCCTCCTCCGCGTGGAGTGGTATGCACACGAACTGAATAGTAAACGAAGACGGGGGAGCGGCTACACAATCGGTGGCTTCGCCTTGCTCGCAATCACTGGTCTGTAACGCTCTTCACTGACTATTCAACAGTTGCAGTGACCACTCAAGGCCGTGGTATTGCACCTGTTCAGCGCATAATCGAAGTCTCGCCGTCATCAACCACACCCCGGCTAGTCAACCGAAGCTACTTACGTGATACAGACGTATCACAGCATATGAGTACCGACAGCGACGCCGGTGGTGAGGGCGAAATGGAGAAAATCAACGTCCGGGTGCCGCAGTCGTTGCTGGCACAGATCGACGATGTCTGGGAGGAACGTGGGTATGCGAACAAATCCGAGTTCATACGTGACGCCCTCCGGGATGCCGTAAACCCTCCGACACAGCTGTCTGAGGAAGCACTTGAACATCTGGCTGAGAGTCGCGAGCAGCGAGAGCGGGGTGAGACGGTATCGCAGGACGACGTGAAGGACCGGCTGGGCATCGATGACTGAGGTCGAGTGGACACCCAAAGCACTCGATTTGCTGGAAGGACTCGACAGCGAAGCCCAAGAGCGGCTGGTCAAGAAACTCGACGAGGCGAAAGACTGGACTTCCCATCGCCTCGAAAAGCTCAGCGGCTATCTTTCTTCGAGGAGAGAATCCCGCCGTTGAATGGTCACTGCAACTATTGAATAGTCAGTGAAGAGCGTTACAGAACAGTGGTTGCGAGCAAGGCGAAGCCACCGATTCTGTAGCCGCTCGCCCGTCTTCGTTTACTATTCAGTTCTTGTGCATACCACTCTACGGCGGGAGTGAATCCGACAACTCCTCCACAGCCCACTGTCGATGGCAAGGCCGGATATTCCACGCTAATCCGAGTTGTTAAGTAGGTTTTTCTACATAGGCTATATATGGCGATAGAGGTCACTCGCACCTACGTTGGTTCCATCCAGAACCACCGGCAGGTCTGCGATGGCCTTGACTCGCTCGGAGACTCCGCCTCAAAAATCTGGAACGTCGCACGATGGACAGCCGACCGTATCTGGGACGCAACTGGCGAAATCCCAGACGAGGGCGTGCTGAAATCGTACATGAAGAACCAAGCGTGCTGGAAAGACCTGAACGCACAATCCAGTCAGAAAGTCATCGAAGAACTTTCCGACGCTTTCCAGTCATGGTTTGACCTACGACACAAGGACGACGAGGCGAATCCGCCCGGCTACCGCAAACACGGCGACACCCGACCACGTTCCACGGTCACATTCAAAGAAGACGGCTTCAAACACGACCCTGAGAACAATCGCGTTCGACTCTCGAAAGGCTCGAACCTCAAGAAGTATTGGTCAGATTTCCTGCTCTGCGAGTACCAGACCCGGCCCGACGTTGACCTCTCGGAAGTCAACAGGGTGCAGAACGTTCGAGTCGTCTGGAACGGCGACGAGTGGGAACTGCACTTCGTCTGCAAAGTCGAACTCGAAACCAACGACTCGGCAGGTGACGAAGTTGCCGGTATCGATCTTGGCATCAAGAACATCGCCACGGTCGCATTTCCCGACGAATACGTTCTGTATCCCGGTAACTCGCTCAAGAAAGACAAGCACTACTTCACCCGAGCAGAGTACGATACCGAGGGGGAGAACGGCCCGTCAAAGAAGTCGATATGGGCGCGTCGAAAACTCGCAGAGCGTGAGACGCACTTCTACCACACACTAACGGACACCATCATCACGGAGTGTGTCGAACGCGATGTTGGGACGCTCGCGGTTAGTTGGCCTGAAAACGTGCGAGAGTCCGACTGGGGTAAAACCGGCAACAAGAAGTTGCACTCATGGGCGTTCGACCGTATCTACCAGTATCTCGCGTACAAAGGCGAGATCCGCGGTGTCGAGGTGGTGAAGGAGAACGAGTGGGACACCTCGAAGACGTGTTCACGATGTGGTGATGACACAAAGTCGAACCGTGTCGAACGTGGTTTGTATGTCTGCTCGTCGTGCGAGTTAGTCGGAAATGCGGATTGCAACGGGGCGGAGAATATGCGGCAGAAGATAACTCCGAGTCCTCATGGTGAGGATAGGAGTAACGGCTGTGTGGCACAGCCATCGGTACATTTGTTCGATTCAAAAAGTGGGGTGTTCGCCCCGCGAGAACAGATCGTGCCGTAGACCGGCAAATATCCCACCTGCGGTACGGGAAGCCCCGGCGTTCACGCCGGGGAGGATGTCACCGGGCGATAATCACCTGGGACCGCGAGGAGGACGTTCTCATCGTCGAAGCAGTCGGCCATCGCCGGAATATCTATGATCGTCATCTCCCACCGTGACGACTCGGGCTAGCGACGGATCCTCACCACATCCTCACATTTCAGCCCCATCCCCGGTCTGACTGGTGCAGGACACTCAGGTCGGCCAAGGAACGATCTAGTATACGAGAATGCTTCCCGTCCTGACGAGGAATAGCAGCATGGTCTGTTTCTGGATAGTTTGCTATTCTCACCCTTCTGAGGCTGATGAGCGCGGTGATTTCGTTAACCAACCAAACGATCAATAGTGAGTCAGTGTTGGTTAACACAGAGAGCCGATGACTTACGAACCGCCGCCCCGACCGGCGACCTTCTCGGAAGAGGTCGTCGACACCCTCAGGCCACACCAGACCGTCTTTGGGACGTTGCCCACTACGCCGAGGAGTTGGATGCGTACAAAGCTCGCGAGGCCCGGTCGAAGAGAGGATGACCACCGAAAGTGAGCAGTCCGAGATTCCCGATGAGATGTCTTCCGAGGAGGCAAGGCAGTATCTCATCTGGTTCCTCGGCCGCGAAGACTTCGCCGGGCCCGCGGAAATCTACAGAGGAACTCGCCACCGAACAGAATGCAGCTGGGCTGAATTGAGGCGCTAAGCCCATTTCCTCAACGACTGCGCGACGCGAGTGAGTCAAAATACAGCTGTTTTTCTCCGCCGGAAGTGATGAGATGTCGCTGGGGCGCGCCGGCGAGAACGCCCCAGCCCTCGGGGAGCATCTCCCCCCTACGCCGCAACTTCTGTTGTCGTATCCATCGCCATTTCTTTATTTTCTCGCAGCTATATCGCTACTATCTGGCTTTTATCCATTCCTACAACCGCTAAATTTAAGCCAGTGGCTGTAACGGGTGAGTTGACTCTCAGCAAATGAGGCACGCGGCTCGTTTCACTGCGATTGAAACACGCCGTGACAGGACCCGGTGACATACAGATGGAAGATTCAGTCCCCAATTCGGATGCATCGTCGAACCGATCTCTTCGCAGGCGGTCCCGCTTGCTCTGGATGCGATTGCTCACAGCAGCACTCCTCAGCGTGGTTGCTATCGACCCGGCGCTTGCCCAGTCGACTGGCTCGGCGTTTTGCTCGACGGACATGGCCCAGACCGTCAAGAACCTCTTTACGCTCATCCAGTTCGGCGGCCCGCTCATCGGGGGCGTCATTGCGCTCGCGGCGACGGTCGCCACGCCGGCGACGCCCCGAGCTGACCGCAAAAAGGAGATGAAAGAAATGCGCAATCAGGCGATTATCTGGGGCGTCATCGTTGCGCCGCTCGGGACGGCAATCCTGCAGTTCCTCCTCAACAACGTCGTCGCTGGAGGCGCGAGTTGCGGGTTCTAAGCGGGCTCATTCGAGGGTTCCTCCTCACCAGTCTTGCAGTTGCAACGCTCACGATTGCTGTCTCACAGTCCATTGCGCATCCACCCGAGAAGCCAGAACACGGCCTCAACGAGACGACGTACTGGCCGCTCTGGTCGGGTGATGAAGAGGTCTCGAATGCGACCACGCTCCGCGCCCGTCTGGGCAACGAGACGACGGCGATGGCCGAACTCGCAGCGATGACCGACATCCCCTTTGCAGACCCACTGCAGGCCGTCGAGGCGTGGAACCTGGCCGACCATCGTGACTTTCCCCAGACCGACGCGATGACGTCCGTACACCCCGTAGGTATCACGCTCGCAGACGGGCAGTTCGTCCGCGACGCCTACGCGGCCGTATTCAGCGTCCAGCCATCGACTCGTGGCCGACTCTCGGCCACCGACCAGCCGCTGTACGTTGCGCCCAACGGCACGCTACTGGGGACGATCGACTACCGGGTTGTGATCCCCGAGAACACATCTTCGGTGGACCGACGCGTCGAGTGGACGCTCAAGCGCCACGCGATCAATGCGACGCGGTTGCTCGTGGATGGGGCTGTCGAGTCACGCTCGTCAGGTTCGAACACACCGCGACTGTCGTATACGGAGCTTGCAGAATACACCGGGTCGACGCATACGCTTGCCCTCGAAGCAGACGTTGCTGTTGCACTCGAACAGACGGTCAGTGAGTGTACTGCCTGGACAAACGCGTCGACGGTAAATTCCACCTCGAATACGACTGTCTCCACTACTAACTCGCAGTCTGGGCCTACCTCGAGAGCTTGCACGAACTGGGAGGTGACGGTCACAGAGCACGCAGAGTCTCTCACCGTCCGCGATGCGGTCGAGGTGACCGTGTATACGCTGTCGGTGTCGGGCTTTCAGACCCGCTACCCTGATGGCGATCTCGGAGTGGTCGTCTACAAGAACCAACCGTGGCTGGGCTATGAAGCACCCACTGGCTCGGTCCGGGGAAGCTGGCGGTTCTACTCCGCACGCGAGACCGGCTGGGATACGCTCGCCGAGACGTCTTCGTCGGGAAGCACGCTGAGACACTCGCCATTGCACCCCTTGCAGGTGACCGCGTTTCCGATGGAGACTGGCCCGACTCCCGCACCTCGGGCGAACGTTTCCCTGATAGAGAGCTTCGGTGTGAACACGACGGCTCCAACGCTGCCTCCGAATGTTCAGCTAGATGTTCCCGAGGATTCCTACACAGCGAGTTACGGGCTTGCCTCTCGGCTTCATGCCGCGAATTATTCGCTTTCTCGTCTCAGCGCACTCGGACTCGTCCGCGGTGTCGAAACTTCGCTTCGCCCCGAGTCATTCAGTGAGATTCCCTTCCATCGCAGCAATCTCTCACTCGACGTACTGAACGCCTCGGCGGAGACGACCACCGTCCGGGTTTCACTCCGGGATCGGGAGACTGGCGACCCGATCGAGACGCAGTCACGGGAGGGGTACGTCCTGGTGGATGGCCAGCGCATCAACACGACAGCGAACGGGACAGCACTGGTGACACTCGCCGGCGACAGGACCAGCGTGTCTGCACGCTACGAGCCAGAACGGTGGTGGGATGTGAACCCCGCTTACACGGGCGATTCCACCATCGTCTACACGGGTGGGTCGACACTGCAGGTGCTCTCGGTACTCTATCAGACGAGTATTCCGATTGGCCTGTTCCTGGTCGCTGTCTTTCTCATCGACCGTATCACCGGCTGGGATATCTGGCCACCCTGGGGGCGGGTCTGAGATGCGTCGGGATTCAACTCGCCTGACGCGGCGACAGCTCCTCCGGGTCGGTCTTGGCACGGGTGTGCTCGGTCTTGCTGGGTGTGGTGAGACGACGGGTGGGCAGAACACGCAGTCACCTTCGCCGAAAGAGGACACCATCTTTGAGCGCGTTGCAGTCGACGGCGACTTTCTGGTCGTGGAGATTGCTGAGGACAGCCAACTTTCTGCGGTGAATCTGATCGCACCGGATGGAACCTTGTACGGCCAGCAAGCAGTGGAGCCGGGTGTTCGCACTGTCCGGTTTCGACTCATCGAGCTTGAACTCTCACAGTCGACGCATTATCCACCCGGTAAGTACGAACTCGCTGCTGTCGAAGATGACGTCATAGAATCTCGGACTTTGGAGTTGAGGCCTGATCTTCGAATACGGGAGATCAGACAGTACTCCGGGAGCGATTCGACGGACAATGCTCGCTTGGCTGTCGATGTTGAGAATACCGGGACTGCACCGACCTGGATCTACGATATCGCCTACCGAGACGCTCCATATCAAGAAGCGAATGATGAAATCAGTACTTATCTCAATATTCCACGTCTTATAGAACCAGACGACATCGCAGACCTAATTGTTAGACCTGGAGGCAGGCGTCTCTACGTTGGGCAGGAGCAACCACTTCGTTTCACAGGTGAAGATGAGCCTGATTGTGGCGTTTCAGTTGATATAACAATTATCCTCGGTACAGGGTCTGGGGACTCTGTTGACCAGCGTCTTCGCGTAGATCTTGATGGTTCCCCAGAACCGCTGGGACTGGGACGTGGCTACACCTGTAGTAATGGGAGTGTCCAGATTCTGGACACTCACTCTTCTGAGGAGGCTCTCTAATTATGGGGGCACTTGGTGACGCGATTATCGGTGCGATACAGGAACTATTGGAACTTCTCTTCAGTCCGATCACGAAACTCATAGAAGAACAGGGACAGGAAATCCTCCATCTCATCGTAGATACTCCCCATCCAAACTCCGTCTTCAGCGAACCAACCAACGGCCCCTGGCCGGGAATCTATGACTACTACTGGGATATCTGGATGCCGATCGTGCTCTTTCTCTGGGCTGCGATGATCGGGGTAGTCATCTTCTTCGAGTCGACGAGTTACCTCTTCGGGAGTTACCACCGCTCGAAACTCAAACGTCGGGCCTTCTCCGGGTTGCTCGGCATCCTCTCGTGGTGGTGGCTCGCAGCCCTCTCTCTTCGATTCATGGACGCACTGACAGCGCTCATCATCCCGAGTCTGTCGAACATTTCGCTGTTCGAGACGCTATCGTTCACTGCCATGGGGACGCTCGGACTGGTGGTCTCGCTCTCGGTTGACCTGATTCTCTTCTTGCTCATCGGCATCATCTACGTCATGCGCCAGGTGGTGCTGTACCTCTTTGTCCTGTTGATGCCACTGCTGATCGTCTTCTGGATTCCCGGCGTCGGGCCCTTTGTGCTCGTCTCGCGATTCATGCAGCGTCTGGCAGGCTTTTTCGTCCCTTTC contains:
- a CDS encoding RNA-guided endonuclease InsQ/TnpB family protein — translated: MAIEVTRTYVGSIQNHRQVCDGLDSLGDSASKIWNVARWTADRIWDATGEIPDEGVLKSYMKNQACWKDLNAQSSQKVIEELSDAFQSWFDLRHKDDEANPPGYRKHGDTRPRSTVTFKEDGFKHDPENNRVRLSKGSNLKKYWSDFLLCEYQTRPDVDLSEVNRVQNVRVVWNGDEWELHFVCKVELETNDSAGDEVAGIDLGIKNIATVAFPDEYVLYPGNSLKKDKHYFTRAEYDTEGENGPSKKSIWARRKLAERETHFYHTLTDTIITECVERDVGTLAVSWPENVRESDWGKTGNKKLHSWAFDRIYQYLAYKGEIRGVEVVKENEWDTSKTCSRCGDDTKSNRVERGLYVCSSCELVGNADCNGAENMRQKITPSPHGEDRSNGCVAQPSVHLFDSKSGVFAPREQIVP
- a CDS encoding type II toxin-antitoxin system RelE family toxin; the protein is MTEVEWTPKALDLLEGLDSEAQERLVKKLDEAKDWTSHRLEKLSGYLSSRRESRR
- a CDS encoding ribbon-helix-helix domain-containing protein, translated to MSTDSDAGGEGEMEKINVRVPQSLLAQIDDVWEERGYANKSEFIRDALRDAVNPPTQLSEEALEHLAESREQRERGETVSQDDVKDRLGIDD